The following proteins come from a genomic window of Thermoleophilia bacterium:
- a CDS encoding type II toxin-antitoxin system HipA family toxin, whose protein sequence is MSIAEVRIWDQRVGAIASDDGAITFEYDSRFVARRIEVSPITLPLGPGAHRFDPALFGGLPGLLSDSLPDRFGNALIDAWLATEGKSKSEFDLVDRLCYIGRRGMGALEFKPSKGPVGTKRHAIQIEDMVELSSSVLNERESFETSLEGSKEQAVKDLLSIGTSAGGARAKAVIAWNRETGQIRSGQVDAGPSFEHWLIKFDGVSDTREGDLSGPGGYGVREYGYALMARAAGINMSPSQILEEGDRRHFMTKRFDRKGNQKVHMQSLSALANLDFNLPTHAYEQALLVGRELEVEMSDLEQQFRRMVFNIVARNQDDHAKNIAFLMNRKGDWHLSPAFDLTYAYNPRGVHTSKHQMSVNGKRDGFTMKDLEACAASASLRRTLTREVVEDVTDAVSRWPEFAEKAGVPEETMDRIGKAHRLKFS, encoded by the coding sequence ATGAGCATTGCCGAAGTCCGGATATGGGACCAGCGCGTTGGTGCGATTGCCAGCGATGACGGCGCCATCACCTTCGAATACGACTCCCGATTCGTCGCTCGCCGCATCGAGGTATCCCCGATCACTCTGCCCCTTGGCCCGGGAGCTCACAGGTTCGACCCCGCATTGTTCGGAGGCCTTCCGGGGCTTCTCTCTGACAGCCTTCCTGATCGTTTCGGCAACGCGCTCATTGACGCGTGGCTCGCCACCGAAGGCAAGTCCAAATCCGAATTCGACCTCGTCGATCGCCTCTGCTATATCGGCAGACGTGGAATGGGCGCGCTGGAGTTCAAGCCCTCGAAGGGACCGGTCGGGACCAAACGTCATGCCATCCAAATAGAGGACATGGTCGAACTGTCCTCGTCAGTACTGAACGAAAGGGAGTCGTTCGAGACGTCGCTGGAAGGCTCCAAGGAGCAAGCCGTAAAGGACCTCCTGAGCATCGGCACATCGGCGGGCGGTGCAAGAGCCAAAGCGGTGATCGCATGGAATCGCGAAACTGGGCAAATCCGGTCTGGCCAGGTTGATGCCGGCCCGAGTTTCGAGCATTGGCTGATCAAGTTCGACGGGGTATCCGATACCCGGGAAGGTGATCTCTCGGGTCCGGGCGGCTACGGAGTGAGGGAATACGGGTACGCCCTTATGGCCCGCGCCGCCGGCATCAACATGAGTCCCAGCCAGATTTTGGAAGAGGGCGACCGGCGTCATTTCATGACCAAGAGATTCGACCGCAAGGGAAACCAGAAGGTCCACATGCAGTCGCTCTCGGCATTGGCCAACTTGGACTTCAATCTGCCGACGCACGCCTATGAGCAGGCACTGCTAGTCGGGCGAGAGCTCGAAGTTGAAATGTCAGATCTCGAACAGCAGTTCAGGCGGATGGTTTTCAATATCGTCGCGAGAAATCAGGACGACCACGCCAAGAACATCGCCTTCTTGATGAATCGAAAGGGCGACTGGCACCTGTCCCCCGCGTTCGATCTGACTTACGCTTACAACCCGCGCGGGGTCCACACGTCAAAGCATCAGATGAGCGTGAACGGGAAACGCGACGGCTTCACGATGAAGGACCTTGAAGCCTGCGCCGCGAGTGCTTCACTCCGCCGGACCCTGACCAGGGAAGTGGTCGAAGATGTGACCGATGCGGTTTCCCGCTGGCCGGAATTCGCGGAAAAAGCAGGCGTCCCGGAAGAAACAATGGACCGCATCGGAAAAGCCCACCGGCTCAAATTCAGTTGA
- a CDS encoding helix-turn-helix transcriptional regulator, whose amino-acid sequence MNRLEQNRTQRSVATDAGISRRTLVRLEAGEDVSLITFIRVLRELNLLDNLSNLIPEPAPSPIERLKTQGKRRRRAS is encoded by the coding sequence ATGAATCGTCTGGAGCAGAATCGCACCCAGAGGAGCGTTGCGACAGATGCCGGAATCTCAAGAAGGACCCTCGTTCGACTCGAGGCCGGCGAAGACGTCAGTCTCATCACCTTCATCAGGGTGCTCCGTGAACTCAACTTGCTCGACAATCTCTCGAACCTCATCCCGGAACCCGCCCCGTCACCGATAGAACGACTGAAGACCCAGGGCAAACGACGCAGACGGGCCTCATGA
- a CDS encoding (2Fe-2S)-binding protein, whose amino-acid sequence MKSGGDRINRETDQTLARIEAARADGYGIHILRMEEPHPGWIEVEELLESDDLRTALFARVSGLSERPADHICAEWMLENWARAIGDLAGSFMVSHRRLPDLHPANLMIASQKGLAAATAVKSGAMSALESDKKATKRGARPFHDWQAVADQMYEETVQLLTPMVVWIDGHGLRPEKTLWHAAADRIAQSLVWSGKAFDQRDFALELTEYLMAKDGPLSIPVQREEDETREPYHLRVTCCLAYRTPEGGLCRACPLANT is encoded by the coding sequence ATGAAGTCAGGAGGGGATCGGATCAACCGCGAGACTGACCAGACCTTGGCCCGCATCGAGGCGGCCAGAGCCGACGGTTACGGCATTCACATCCTTCGGATGGAGGAGCCGCATCCCGGCTGGATCGAAGTCGAGGAGCTGCTCGAGTCCGATGACCTGAGGACCGCGCTTTTCGCCCGCGTCTCTGGACTGAGCGAGCGGCCGGCCGACCACATCTGTGCCGAGTGGATGCTGGAGAACTGGGCCCGGGCGATTGGCGACCTCGCCGGCTCGTTCATGGTCAGCCACCGCCGCCTGCCGGACCTTCATCCCGCCAACCTGATGATCGCTTCGCAGAAAGGCCTGGCCGCGGCGACCGCGGTCAAGTCGGGAGCGATGAGCGCGCTCGAATCGGACAAGAAGGCGACCAAGCGCGGTGCTAGGCCATTTCACGACTGGCAGGCGGTGGCCGACCAGATGTATGAAGAGACGGTCCAACTCTTAACGCCGATGGTCGTCTGGATCGACGGCCACGGACTGCGACCGGAAAAGACCCTCTGGCATGCGGCCGCGGACCGAATCGCGCAGTCACTGGTCTGGTCGGGCAAGGCTTTCGACCAGCGGGACTTCGCGCTGGAGCTGACCGAGTACCTGATGGCAAAGGACGGGCCACTCTCGATCCCGGTCCAGCGCGAAGAGGACGAAACCCGCGAGCCATACCACCTGAGAGTCACCTGCTGCCTCGCCTACCGCACCCCCGAGGGAGGCCTCTGCCGAGCCTGCCCCCTAGCGAATACATAG
- a CDS encoding nucleotidyl transferase AbiEii/AbiGii toxin family protein encodes MAKLTEAQAIELFHLAFLGVLSKEVDPKCYVLKGGANLRYFFDSIRYSEDVDLDVKRLEDWQLTPKVDRALRSIPLISTLRTAGVELSEFTKPKQTETTQRWKIKLAVDGHKHPVRTKIEFSHREGDDRFIFEFVPSRVTDPYALRPPSAQHYEISAALEQKIGALTGRNQTQARDVFDLELLLRRGGFDPPSLDDSVIEEAINRTLELSYDEFRDQVGRFLEPDFIALYESEAAWEQIQTYVAGKLEEFR; translated from the coding sequence ATGGCCAAGCTAACTGAAGCTCAAGCTATTGAGCTCTTCCACCTGGCATTTCTGGGCGTCCTCTCAAAGGAGGTGGACCCGAAGTGCTACGTCCTCAAAGGTGGCGCGAACCTTCGATATTTCTTTGACAGCATCCGCTATTCCGAGGACGTCGACCTCGATGTGAAGCGCCTGGAGGACTGGCAACTCACGCCAAAAGTAGATCGGGCGCTCCGTTCCATTCCTCTGATCTCGACCCTCAGAACTGCCGGAGTCGAACTGAGCGAATTCACGAAACCGAAACAGACGGAGACGACCCAGCGCTGGAAAATCAAACTCGCCGTGGACGGGCACAAGCACCCGGTTCGAACCAAGATCGAATTCAGTCACAGAGAGGGTGATGATCGTTTCATTTTCGAGTTCGTTCCCAGCCGGGTCACGGACCCCTACGCGCTTCGTCCGCCAAGTGCCCAGCACTACGAGATAAGCGCCGCTCTCGAACAAAAGATCGGAGCCCTCACCGGACGCAACCAGACCCAGGCCCGGGACGTCTTCGACCTCGAATTGTTACTCCGCCGCGGCGGCTTCGATCCCCCGTCCCTGGATGATTCGGTGATTGAGGAAGCGATCAACCGGACGCTGGAACTTTCATACGACGAGTTTCGCGATCAAGTCGGTCGCTTTCTGGAACCAGACTTCATCGCGCTGTACGAATCCGAAGCAGCATGGGAGCAGATCCAGACTTACGTGGCCGGCAAGCTCGAGGAGTTCCGATGA
- a CDS encoding aldehyde dehydrogenase family protein yields MEALSIQEEPVTETIPVQNPSTGETIADVPVTSPHDVADTVARVRANQVAWEDLGFKGRKVWLDKLRDWLLDNADRVADTLQAETGKVRAEAMNEGIYLTDLINFYGSKASKFVGEEKVRPHSPLVATRKLRVQYRPHPVVGLISPWNFPLILSLGDAIPALMAGAAVVLKPSEFTPLGVQEIVTAWKEEIGAPDVLDCVVGTADTANALIDDSDFIGFTGSDRVGKLVMARAADTLTPVSLELGGKDPMVVLEGANMERAANAAAWGGMTNSGQVCMSVERIYVEEPAYDEFVSKLTDSVKELNQGVDGAEFGSEVGAMTSPNQIKHVEDQVDDAIKNGARALTGGKRVDGPGDFYEPTVLVDVDHSMKFMKDETFGPVVGVMKVKDSEEAISLSNDSRYGLSGTVFGPSRKAETVARRIECGAVNVNDVLFNFFAVGVPMGGWKESGIGYRHAEYGIRKYCRSEAIVSARMQTKSEPLWYPYTPSRRALVDKLTRFLSARDIGRRFGKRK; encoded by the coding sequence ATGGAAGCGCTTTCGATTCAAGAGGAACCGGTAACCGAAACGATTCCGGTCCAGAACCCGTCCACCGGCGAAACGATCGCCGATGTCCCGGTCACCTCTCCGCACGACGTTGCCGACACGGTCGCCCGTGTCCGGGCCAACCAGGTCGCCTGGGAAGACCTCGGCTTCAAGGGCCGGAAGGTCTGGCTCGACAAACTGCGCGACTGGCTGCTCGACAACGCCGATCGGGTTGCCGACACGCTTCAGGCCGAGACCGGCAAGGTCCGGGCCGAAGCGATGAATGAAGGCATCTACCTGACCGACCTGATCAATTTCTACGGCTCGAAGGCCTCCAAGTTCGTCGGCGAAGAGAAGGTCCGCCCCCACTCTCCCCTCGTCGCGACCCGCAAGCTGCGTGTCCAGTACCGGCCCCACCCCGTGGTCGGGCTGATCAGTCCCTGGAACTTCCCGCTGATCCTTTCCCTCGGAGACGCGATCCCCGCGCTGATGGCCGGCGCCGCGGTCGTGCTCAAGCCGTCTGAGTTCACCCCGCTCGGCGTACAGGAGATCGTCACCGCCTGGAAAGAGGAGATCGGCGCCCCGGACGTGCTCGACTGCGTGGTCGGCACCGCCGACACCGCCAACGCCCTGATCGACGATTCCGACTTCATCGGCTTCACCGGCTCCGACCGAGTCGGCAAGCTGGTCATGGCCCGTGCCGCCGACACGCTGACCCCGGTCAGCCTCGAGCTCGGCGGCAAGGACCCGATGGTCGTGCTCGAAGGCGCCAACATGGAACGCGCCGCCAACGCCGCGGCCTGGGGCGGCATGACCAACTCCGGCCAGGTCTGCATGTCGGTCGAACGGATCTACGTCGAGGAGCCGGCGTACGACGAGTTCGTCAGCAAGCTCACCGACTCGGTCAAGGAGCTGAACCAGGGCGTCGACGGCGCCGAGTTCGGTAGTGAAGTCGGTGCGATGACCTCTCCCAACCAGATCAAGCACGTCGAGGATCAGGTCGACGACGCGATCAAGAATGGAGCTCGTGCCCTGACCGGCGGCAAACGCGTCGACGGCCCCGGCGACTTCTACGAGCCGACCGTCCTGGTCGACGTCGACCATTCGATGAAGTTCATGAAGGACGAGACCTTCGGCCCGGTGGTCGGAGTGATGAAGGTCAAGGATTCCGAAGAGGCGATCAGTCTTTCCAACGATTCGCGTTACGGGCTTTCCGGCACGGTCTTCGGACCGTCCCGCAAGGCGGAGACAGTCGCCCGCCGGATCGAATGCGGCGCGGTGAACGTCAACGACGTGCTCTTCAACTTCTTCGCCGTCGGAGTCCCGATGGGCGGCTGGAAGGAATCCGGGATCGGCTACCGCCACGCCGAGTACGGCATCCGCAAGTACTGCCGCTCGGAAGCGATCGTCAGCGCCCGCATGCAGACCAAATCCGAGCCGCTCTGGTACCCGTACACCCCGTCGCGCCGCGCCTTGGTCGACAAGCTGACCCGCTTCCTCTCGGCGCGCGACATCGGTCGCCGCTTCGGCAAGAGGAAGTAG
- a CDS encoding PQQ-dependent sugar dehydrogenase produces the protein MRSSKPLFALAFLVAALFSAAMAPAANARTEPKINFELVTEITEPTVVTSAPGFPKLIYAVSRLGKIRVIEKGELLPKPLLDIESQVQTGWVEQGLLGLAFPPDFKKTGRYYIQYTAKDGDNKVDEYQVNPEDPTTTLLNTKRNVLRIPAVASRGNHNGGPMEFLGDSLYISVGDGNDPGDTQNLAQNLDSLRGKILRILPKPDETTGRTYQIPPTNPFVNKPGRDEVFAYGFRNPHSFDFYKPKGGETQMVISDVGQSRMEEINYLPFKLAWGANFGWHDFEGTLPFNCGPKECPGALTVAPIVPKPGLKWPQLTYTHKSGCSVIGGPVIEDPELTSITGRIIYGDFCANRTRTALPDPGWITDDQSLGTFMPPGKGEQPSLNGFGVDQADHVYAFSDYGEIYKLTQTEVEIKPTRAEVERWCAKKENRKKKVCVKLNQKEPAKPTKAQIKKFCSKTKNKSKKICKKSVKIPSRPSKNTNTRG, from the coding sequence ATGAGATCGTCCAAACCCCTTTTTGCGCTGGCCTTCCTGGTGGCGGCCCTTTTCAGCGCGGCGATGGCGCCGGCGGCGAACGCGCGGACCGAGCCGAAGATCAACTTCGAACTGGTGACCGAGATCACCGAGCCGACCGTCGTCACCTCGGCCCCGGGTTTCCCCAAGCTGATCTACGCCGTCTCGAGACTCGGCAAGATCAGGGTCATCGAGAAGGGCGAGCTCCTGCCGAAGCCTCTGCTCGACATCGAGAGCCAGGTCCAGACCGGCTGGGTCGAGCAGGGCCTGCTCGGTCTCGCTTTCCCGCCCGACTTCAAGAAGACGGGCCGGTACTACATCCAGTACACCGCGAAAGACGGTGACAACAAGGTCGACGAGTACCAGGTCAATCCCGAGGATCCGACCACGACCCTGCTCAACACCAAGCGGAACGTCCTGAGGATCCCGGCGGTCGCGAGCCGCGGCAACCACAACGGCGGGCCGATGGAGTTCCTCGGCGACTCCCTCTACATCTCGGTCGGCGACGGCAACGACCCCGGTGACACGCAGAACCTCGCGCAGAACCTCGACAGCCTCCGCGGAAAGATCCTGAGGATCCTCCCCAAGCCGGATGAAACGACCGGCCGGACCTACCAGATCCCCCCAACGAATCCGTTCGTCAACAAGCCGGGACGCGACGAGGTCTTCGCTTACGGATTCCGCAACCCCCACAGCTTCGACTTCTACAAGCCGAAGGGCGGGGAGACGCAAATGGTGATCTCCGACGTCGGCCAGTCGCGCATGGAAGAGATCAACTACCTGCCCTTCAAGCTGGCCTGGGGCGCCAACTTCGGCTGGCACGACTTCGAGGGCACCCTCCCCTTCAACTGTGGTCCGAAAGAATGCCCGGGCGCTCTCACGGTCGCGCCAATCGTCCCGAAGCCCGGCCTGAAGTGGCCCCAGCTCACTTACACCCACAAGTCCGGCTGCTCGGTGATCGGCGGCCCGGTGATCGAGGACCCGGAGCTCACCTCGATCACGGGCCGCATTATCTACGGCGACTTCTGCGCCAACCGCACGCGCACGGCCCTGCCGGACCCCGGATGGATCACCGACGACCAGTCGCTCGGCACCTTCATGCCGCCCGGCAAGGGCGAGCAGCCCTCCCTGAACGGCTTCGGTGTGGACCAGGCCGACCACGTCTATGCCTTCAGCGACTACGGTGAGATTTACAAGCTGACCCAGACCGAGGTCGAGATCAAACCGACCAGGGCAGAGGTCGAGAGGTGGTGCGCCAAGAAGGAAAACAGGAAGAAAAAGGTCTGCGTTAAGCTTAATCAGAAGGAACCGGCGAAGCCGACCAAAGCCCAGATCAAGAAGTTCTGCAGCAAAACGAAGAACAAGTCGAAGAAGATATGCAAGAAGTCCGTAAAGATTCCCAGTAGGCCGAGCAAGAACACCAATACCCGGGGGTAG
- a CDS encoding PQQ-dependent sugar dehydrogenase, which yields MRGSRICRRHSIPLAAVLFAAVMGFTATACASGDSSTDSDRAAAPGGTTTTGATTSAKGGLHLARVGNFDGPVEIKSAPGYKNLMFVVEQEGKVRVLRRGRKLAKPFLNITNRVNYDGERGLLSVAFPPNYRKSGRFYVYYNDGTGDIRVDEYHRRTAVTARRGSRRSVIRIEHRLNSNHNGGQMQFLGNDLYFGTGDGGGGGDEPGNAQNLNVLLGKMIRIDPRPSNGKPYSVPNSNPFVGRDGQNEIFAYGLRNPFRWSFDKFTGNGVHMVIADVGQDEFEELNYLPLAQAKGANFGWNKFEGFSEYDGGRSGTTKPDFVTSHNGGNCSIIGGIVVRAAELKSLRGRFLYSDYCNNDVRTFKPSAHRITKTRSTGLTVPSISSFGESLGGAVYATSTSGPVYRLRQ from the coding sequence ATGCGCGGATCCCGGATCTGCCGACGGCATTCGATCCCCCTCGCGGCGGTGCTTTTCGCTGCGGTCATGGGCTTCACCGCGACCGCCTGCGCCAGCGGCGATTCCTCGACCGACTCCGACCGCGCCGCGGCTCCGGGCGGCACCACGACCACCGGTGCGACGACGAGCGCCAAGGGCGGGCTTCACCTCGCACGCGTCGGCAACTTCGACGGGCCGGTCGAGATCAAGTCTGCCCCGGGTTACAAGAATCTGATGTTCGTGGTCGAGCAGGAGGGCAAGGTCAGGGTGCTGCGCCGCGGCAGGAAACTGGCCAAGCCGTTCCTCAACATCACGAACCGGGTGAACTACGACGGCGAGCGCGGCCTGCTCTCGGTCGCCTTCCCGCCCAACTACAGGAAGAGCGGCCGCTTCTACGTCTATTACAACGACGGCACCGGTGACATCAGGGTCGACGAATACCACCGCCGCACCGCGGTCACCGCCCGGCGCGGCAGCCGCCGCAGCGTGATCCGGATCGAGCACCGGTTGAACTCGAACCACAACGGCGGCCAGATGCAGTTCCTCGGCAACGACCTCTACTTCGGCACCGGCGACGGTGGCGGAGGCGGCGACGAGCCCGGCAACGCGCAGAACCTCAACGTCCTGCTCGGCAAGATGATCCGGATCGACCCGCGCCCATCGAACGGCAAGCCCTACTCGGTGCCGAACTCGAACCCGTTCGTCGGCCGCGACGGCCAGAACGAGATCTTCGCCTACGGACTGCGCAACCCCTTCCGCTGGTCGTTCGACAAGTTCACCGGCAACGGCGTGCATATGGTGATCGCCGACGTCGGCCAGGACGAGTTCGAAGAGCTCAACTATCTGCCGCTGGCCCAGGCCAAGGGCGCCAACTTCGGCTGGAACAAGTTCGAGGGCTTCAGTGAATACGACGGTGGCCGCTCCGGGACCACCAAGCCGGACTTCGTCACTTCTCACAACGGCGGCAACTGCTCGATCATCGGCGGCATCGTCGTCCGCGCGGCTGAGCTGAAGTCGCTCCGCGGCCGCTTCCTCTACTCCGACTACTGCAACAACGACGTCCGCACGTTCAAGCCCAGCGCCCACCGGATCACGAAAACGCGCAGCACCGGCCTTACCGTGCCATCGATATCTTCGTTCGGAGAAAGCCTTGGAGGAGCGGTTTACGCGACTTCCACCTCGGGCCCGGTTTATCGCCTAAGACAATGA
- a CDS encoding ABC transporter permease: MMILTGRTMVSAVRAPYPYGNEFIGQFLFALQLCWFPMLISCVAFGFGAPGLQAANFLSLFGALDRLGGFFVLASIREFAPFVTAVVVAGVAGTAITADLGARKIREELDALQVLGVDPIKNLVVPRFLALMLITGLLDIYALLFGITGGIGAELLYAQPLGGFFATLFSNASTTELAASVLKCTLFGAIIAIVCCYKGMTATGGAAGVGRAVNEAVVTALLGVFAFNYVFTQTMLATNPDLQTIK; encoded by the coding sequence ATGATGATCCTCACCGGACGCACGATGGTGTCCGCGGTCCGGGCGCCGTATCCGTACGGCAACGAATTCATCGGCCAGTTTCTCTTCGCCCTCCAGCTCTGCTGGTTCCCGATGCTCATCTCCTGCGTCGCCTTCGGCTTCGGTGCTCCGGGCCTCCAGGCCGCCAACTTCCTTTCGCTGTTCGGAGCCCTCGACCGCCTCGGCGGTTTCTTCGTGCTCGCCTCCATCCGCGAGTTCGCGCCCTTCGTGACCGCCGTCGTCGTTGCCGGTGTCGCTGGCACCGCGATCACCGCCGACCTCGGCGCCCGCAAGATCCGCGAGGAACTCGACGCGCTGCAGGTGCTCGGCGTCGACCCGATCAAGAACCTGGTCGTGCCGCGCTTCCTGGCCCTGATGCTGATCACCGGGCTGCTCGACATCTACGCGCTGCTCTTCGGCATCACCGGCGGCATCGGTGCCGAGCTGCTCTACGCCCAGCCGCTCGGCGGCTTCTTCGCCACGCTCTTCTCGAACGCGTCGACCACCGAGCTCGCCGCCTCGGTGCTCAAGTGCACCCTCTTCGGCGCGATCATCGCGATCGTCTGCTGCTACAAGGGCATGACTGCGACCGGTGGCGCCGCCGGCGTCGGCCGTGCAGTCAACGAAGCGGTTGTGACCGCCCTGCTCGGGGTATTCGCCTTCAACTACGTCTTCACCCAGACCATGCTCGCGACCAACCCCGACCTCCAGACGATCAAGTAG
- a CDS encoding ABC transporter permease, with the protein MSVGWLTVPRAWLESLGEIARFCSMVVSHVFTGRVFKYFGEALNQAGILILGSTTVIWGLVFVLGLQCGIEGAYFNRSVGAPAYAGVFAAWCDLREVIPYAFGYMMAAKVGTGIVAELGAMRISDEIDALEVMGVPPVTFLAATRLLGAWMTLPFMYMAAIGVGFLASYIAVVEQIGDVSSGGYQLIFWAFQNPPDVLFSLIKAMAMATAIVLVGCYYGYTASGGPVGVGTATAKSMVLNIVLVHIIGMLGTLVFWGANPRAPIGG; encoded by the coding sequence ATGAGCGTCGGCTGGCTGACAGTTCCGCGTGCATGGCTCGAGTCCCTCGGGGAGATCGCCCGCTTCTGCAGCATGGTGGTCAGCCACGTCTTCACCGGACGGGTCTTCAAGTACTTCGGCGAGGCCCTGAACCAGGCCGGCATCCTGATCCTCGGCTCGACCACGGTCATCTGGGGACTGGTCTTCGTGCTCGGGCTGCAATGCGGCATCGAGGGCGCCTACTTCAACCGCTCGGTCGGTGCGCCCGCCTACGCCGGTGTGTTCGCCGCCTGGTGCGACCTGCGCGAAGTCATCCCGTACGCCTTCGGCTACATGATGGCGGCCAAGGTCGGCACCGGAATCGTCGCCGAGCTCGGCGCGATGCGGATCTCGGACGAGATCGATGCGCTCGAAGTCATGGGCGTACCGCCGGTCACCTTCCTCGCCGCGACCCGCCTGCTCGGCGCCTGGATGACCCTTCCTTTCATGTACATGGCGGCGATCGGCGTCGGCTTCCTCGCTTCTTACATCGCCGTCGTCGAGCAGATCGGCGACGTCTCGTCCGGTGGCTATCAGCTGATCTTCTGGGCGTTCCAGAACCCACCTGACGTGCTGTTCTCCCTGATCAAAGCCATGGCCATGGCCACGGCGATCGTGCTCGTCGGCTGTTATTACGGCTACACCGCATCCGGGGGACCGGTGGGCGTCGGCACGGCCACGGCCAAATCCATGGTGCTTAATATTGTCCTTGTGCACATCATCGGAATGTTGGGAACCCTGGTCTTCTGGGGAGCCAACCCGAGAGCACCCATAGGAGGGTGA
- a CDS encoding ATP-binding cassette domain-containing protein: MEAADEANAADDVSSDADVEAADASSPAVGQTNQPIEKGTGVINEPAPAGSGGEYVAGDGQVLGRDFILPGVAPGDNDPYRWHTGRKIDHGGHDAIEIKDLTKQFGRSRILNGLNLGLPDDQISMVLGPSGTGKSVLIKHIVGLLYPDSGDVLVKGQSVPELSDDDLFEMRKKFGLLFQDGALFGSMNIFDNVAFPLRQHTDKGEDEIEDICTRRLREVGLGEAHYKMPNELSGGMRKRAGFARALVLDPEIVMFDEPDSGLDPVRTALLCELIKEVHAESGGCYMVISHDLGTARRIADFIAVLWKGKIVESGPKERLFESENEFVHQFLRADVTGPLAMD; this comes from the coding sequence ATGGAGGCCGCCGACGAGGCGAATGCCGCCGATGACGTGAGCAGCGATGCCGACGTGGAGGCCGCCGACGCTTCGTCCCCGGCAGTAGGGCAGACGAACCAGCCGATCGAGAAGGGCACGGGCGTCATCAACGAGCCGGCCCCCGCGGGTTCCGGCGGCGAGTACGTCGCCGGCGACGGACAGGTCCTCGGCCGTGACTTCATCCTGCCCGGCGTCGCCCCCGGCGACAACGACCCTTACAGGTGGCACACCGGCAGAAAGATCGATCACGGCGGCCATGACGCGATTGAGATCAAGGACCTGACCAAGCAGTTCGGCCGCTCCCGGATCCTCAACGGCCTCAACCTCGGCCTGCCGGACGACCAGATCTCGATGGTCCTCGGTCCCTCGGGCACCGGCAAGAGCGTGCTGATCAAGCACATCGTCGGACTGCTCTACCCGGACTCCGGCGACGTCCTGGTCAAGGGCCAGTCGGTCCCGGAACTGAGCGACGACGACCTCTTCGAGATGCGCAAGAAGTTCGGCCTCCTGTTCCAGGACGGCGCGCTCTTCGGCTCGATGAACATTTTCGACAACGTCGCCTTCCCGCTTCGCCAGCACACCGACAAGGGCGAGGACGAGATTGAAGACATCTGTACGCGCCGCCTGCGGGAGGTCGGCCTGGGCGAAGCCCATTACAAGATGCCGAACGAGCTTTCCGGCGGCATGCGCAAGCGCGCCGGTTTCGCCCGCGCCCTGGTGCTCGACCCGGAGATCGTCATGTTCGACGAGCCCGATTCCGGACTCGACCCGGTTCGCACGGCACTGCTTTGCGAGCTGATCAAGGAAGTCCACGCCGAAAGCGGTGGCTGTTACATGGTGATCAGCCACGACCTCGGGACGGCGCGCCGCATTGCCGACTTCATCGCGGTTCTCTGGAAGGGCAAGATCGTCGAGAGCGGTCCCAAGGAGCGGCTCTTCGAATCGGAGAACGAGTTCGTCCACCAGTTCCTCCGCGCTGACGTGACCGGTCCTCTGGCGATGGATTGA